A region of Syngnathoides biaculeatus isolate LvHL_M chromosome 20, ASM1980259v1, whole genome shotgun sequence DNA encodes the following proteins:
- the kiss2 gene encoding kisspeptin 2, translated as MKLTVVVMLCGLVVGPNPGCLGASLSGFLPEQELQGTGSIGPRRSTAGDFPEDPDLCFSLRENDTQRQLLCNERTDKFNINPFGLRFGKRYNRGYVYRRAVQRATTSRFSPPTLFRRRLEALT; from the exons ATGAAGCTCACGGTTGTCGTTATGTTGTGCGGATTGGTCGTCGGTCCGAATCCCGGGTGTCTGGGCGCATCTCTGTCGGGATTTCTACCTGAGCAGGAGTTGCAGGGGACGG GTTCCATCGGTCCGCGGAGAAGCACGGCGGGCGACTTTCCGGAGGACCCCGACCTGTGTTTCTCCCTGAGAGAAAACGACACCCAGCGCCAGCTCCTGTGCAACGAGCGCACCGACAAGTTCAACATCAACCCGTTCGGCCTCCGCTTCGGGAAGCGCTACAATCGCGGCTACGTCTACAGGCGGGCCGTTCAGAGGGCCACGACGAGCAGATTTTCGCCTCCGACGCTCTTTCGGCGACGACTGGAGGCGCTGACCTGA